The following DNA comes from Occultella kanbiaonis.
GGCCAGCTGATCGCGTGGCGCGCCGTGCAGGGGGTGGGCGGCGGCGGTCTCATGGTCCTCTCGCAGGCCATCATCGGCGACGTCGTCCCGCCTCGGGAACGCGGCCGCTACCAGGGCCTCTTCGGTGCCGTCTTCGGCGTCTCCTCGGTGGCCGGGCCACTGCTCGGCGGGTTCTTCGTGGACAACTTCGACTGGCGCTGGGTCTTCTACATCAACGTCCCGGTCGGGATCCTTGCCCTGATCGTGGTGGCGGCGGTCCTGCCGCACATCGAGGCAGGTCGCAAGCCCCGCGTCGACTACGCCGGCATCATCCTGCTCGGCGGAGTCTCGACGGCGATCGTGCTCGTGACGAGCCTCGGCGGCACCACCTGGGCGTGGAACTCCGCCCCCGTGTACCTGATGGTGGCCGCCGCCGTCGCGGGCATCATCGCGTTCATCGCCGTCGAACGACGCAGCCCCGAGCCGGTGCTTCCGTTGCACCTGTTCAGCAGTCGCGTGTTCACGGTCGCCGCCATGATCGGCTTCGCGGTCGGCTTCGCGATGTTCGGCGCGATCACCTACCTGCCGCTGTACCTGCAGACGGTGAAGGGGTCGACCCCCACGGAGTCGGGGCTCGAGATGACGCCGATGATGCTCGGGCTGCTCATCACCTCGATCGGGTCCGGACAGCTGATCACGCGGACCGGACGCTACAAGATCTACCCGATCCTCGGCACCGCGATCACGTCCTGCGGGCTCTACCTGCTCTCCCTCATGGGTCGGGACACGTCCACGCTGCAGGCGGGACTGAGCATGTTCGTGCTCGGCGCCGGGCTCGGGATGGTCACCCAGGTCCTCGTCATCGCCGTCCAGAACGCCGTGAGCTACCGGGACCTGGGTACCGCGACGTCGGGTACGACGTACTTCCGGACGATCGGCTCATCCATCGGGGTCGCCGTGTTCGGAACGATCTTCGCGAACCGGCTGACTGCGAACCTTGCTACCGCAGTGCCGTCACAGGCGCAGGGCGCGTGCGGCCCCGAGACGCTCGTCGCCTCGACGCAGGCGCTGGACCAGTGCCCCGCGAACGTCC
Coding sequences within:
- a CDS encoding MDR family MFS transporter, translating into MASTTSSAEALPVGKVRTIFAGLMLAMLLAALDQTIVATALPTIVSDLGGAEHLSWVVTAYMLASTATTVLWGKLGDLYGRKALFIACILIFLAGSVLAGTSQTMGQLIAWRAVQGVGGGGLMVLSQAIIGDVVPPRERGRYQGLFGAVFGVSSVAGPLLGGFFVDNFDWRWVFYINVPVGILALIVVAAVLPHIEAGRKPRVDYAGIILLGGVSTAIVLVTSLGGTTWAWNSAPVYLMVAAAVAGIIAFIAVERRSPEPVLPLHLFSSRVFTVAAMIGFAVGFAMFGAITYLPLYLQTVKGSTPTESGLEMTPMMLGLLITSIGSGQLITRTGRYKIYPILGTAITSCGLYLLSLMGRDTSTLQAGLSMFVLGAGLGMVTQVLVIAVQNAVSYRDLGTATSGTTYFRTIGSSIGVAVFGTIFANRLTANLATAVPSQAQGACGPETLVASTQALDQCPANVQDWFLDAYADSLHTVFLWAVPVAVIAFALTWFLPEVELRTSTRGGDAVTAGQAAGSSFALPSSRTSLEELRMILWRRVGVRDPLQVYRVIDSDYDLTPEQCWMVTRVSLKGTRSVEPMAERSGASADRVREIAEELAARGLVRLDGDTVVSTPAGDAVAEELRERERERLRRYVAEWPGGDEPEVDQLVEQLTAQLLADPSDVLTGR